In Novosphingobium sp. RL4, the sequence AGAATGAAGACTTCCATTCGCCTGATCGCGGGACTGCTCGCATCGGCTTCCTTCGCAACCATCGCCCATGCCGGCGAAGTTGTCGGCAGCGTCCATGATGCCTCGGGTTCTCGCCCGTTGCAGTCCGCTTCGGTCCGCATCGTCGAGCTGAACCGTTCTTCCGAAACCGACCGTACGGGCAGCTACGTGTTCGGTGACGTGCCCGCGGGCACTTACACGCTGGAAGCGCGCTACGTCGGCGCCGAAGTCACCACGCAGACCGTTTCGGTCCCGGCGACCGGCCGTATCTCCGGTGACTTCGATCTCCCGGCGATCGGCGGCGGAGACATCCTCGTCACCGGCCAGACCGCGAACCTCACCAGCGCCCTGTCGCGCCAGAAGGCCGCCGATGGCGTTGTCTCGGTGCTCACGCGCGACGCGGTGGGCCAGTTCCCCGACCAGAACGTTGCCGAATCGCTGCGCCGCCTGCCGGGCGTGAACATTCTCAACGACCAGGGCGAAGGTCGCTATGTGTCGGTCCGCGGCCTCGATCCGGATCTCAACGGCACTTCGCTCAACGGCGTGCGCATGCCCGCGCCGGAATCGGATGCCCGCTCGGTCGCTCTGGACGTGGTTTCGTCAGACACGATCGAATCGGTCGAAGTGAAGAAGTCCTTCACGCCGGACATGGACGGCGACTTCATCGGCGCGTCGGTGGAGATCAAGACCACCAGCGCCTTCGATTCGAAGAAGAACCGCTACTCGCTCAGCGCCGAAGGCAGCTGGAACGATTATTCGGGCAAGGTCACGCCGAAGGGCGCCTTCGACTTCACCCAGAAGCTGGGCGAAAACTTCGGCATCGCCGGCTCGGTCAGCTACTACAAGCGCAAGTTCGAGACCGATAACGTCGAGACCGGTGGCTGGCATGCTGACGACGATGGCAACGCCTGGGCCGAATCGGTCGAATACCGCGACTATGACGTTGAACGCACGCGCATCAACGCGGCGCTTTCGGCCGACTGGCGCGCATCGGAAACCACCAAGGCCTATATCCGCGGCAACTGGGCGCAGTTCGACGATCACGAATATCGCCGCCGCACCACGCTGGACTTCGGCGATTTCGACACGCCCAGCGCGATCACCGCGACCGGCGCGACTTTCGACGGCGCAGACGAGCGCATCACCGTGGAACGCGATCTCAAGGACCGTTTCGAACGCCAGCGCATCCGCTCGGTCGCCATCGGCAGCGATACCGACACCGGCACGCTGAAGTTCAACTGGCAGGCCAGCTATGCCAAGTCGTCCGAGAAGGAGACCTTCTCGATCGATCCGACCCGCTTCCGCGCCCGTTTCCGTGCCGGCACCGTCGTCGACATGGATTACTCGAACACATACTATCCGACCTATTCGGTGACGGAAGGCGCGGACACGTTCAACGACGCGTCCGAGTATGAATTCAACAAGACCGAATTGACCACCCTGTCGGACAGCCAGGACGAGGAATGGGCGGTAAAGGCCGATCTCGCCCGGACTTTCGCGGGTGACAACGGCGACTTCACCGTCCAGGTCGGCGGCAAGGCGCGGTGGCGCAAGAAGTCCTACGACTTCAACATGACCTATTACGAACTGGCGGACGGTGCGGACTACACCTTGGCCGACGTGCTGGGCACGCAGACCTATCGCCTGCTCGACATGGGCCCGGTCTCCAGCAAGACCGGCCCGGCCGACTTCCTGCTGGCCAACCCCGATGCCTTCGTGGTCAGCGACTACGACAGCGTGCTCAATTCGGCGGTGAGCGACTATTCGGTGCGCGAAGACATCCAGGCCGGCTATGCACTGGCGCGCTGGGACAGCTCGACGCTGCGCGTGATCGGCGGCGTGCGCATGGAGCGCACGCACAACAAGCTCAACGGCAGCCTCGTCTCCGACGACGGCGACACCGTCACCATCGATCCGGTGACCTACAAGCGCAACTACACCAACTGGCTGCCAAGCCTGACGATCCGCTACAGCCCGCAGCAGAACCTCGTGGCCCGTCTGGCCGGCTACAAGACGATCGTGCGTCCCAAGCTTTCGCAGCTTGCGCCGCGCTTTACCGTCAATGAGGACAACGAGGCCGAATTCGGCAACCCGAATCTCAAGCCCTACCAGGCTTGGAACTTCGACGCCGGCTTCGACTACTACTTCGCCAACAACGGAGCCTTCTCGGTTGGCGGGTTCTACAAGTCGATCAAGGACTACGCGGTCGATCGCCGCTTTTACGACTACACGATCGACGGCGCGACCTATGACGAAGTGCTGATGCCGGTGAACGGCGACAAGGCGGAAATCGCCGGCGTCGAAGTGAGCTACAGCCAGGTCTTCTCGATGCTGCCTTCGCCCTTCGACGGCCTGCTCACCCAGTTGAACTACACCTACACTTATGCCCGCGGCACGGTGTTCGACGGTGACGACGTGGCGCGCCGCATCTCGCTGCCGAATGCGTCGAAGAACACCTTCAACGTCGTGCTCGGCTACGAGAAGGGCCCGGTCAGCCTGCGTGCTGCCGGTACCTTCCGCGACAAGTACCTCGACGAAGTGGGCGACGACGCCGAGACGGACCGCACCGTCAACCAGCACTTCCAGCTTGACCTCTCGGCCAAGTACAAGCTGACTGACAACATCCGCCTCTTTGCCGACTGGGTGAACGTGAACAACGCCAAGTACTTCGCCTATCAGAACCTGGCGGGCGCCAAGCGCGTGCTCCAGTACGAGGAATACGGCTCGACCGTGAAGTTCGGCGCGCGGGTGACGTTCTGATGAAAGTCGATTTCACGAACATCGCCGGTATCGTGAAGCAGGGGTCGGGAGCTTTGCTCCCGGCCCTGGTGCTTTCCGGCGTGCTTTCCGCCGGCCTGCTTTCCGGTTGCGCGACCACGGGCGGCCCGGCTCCGGTCATGCTGCCCGCGGTCGACGTGCCGGCACAGGCGGAAACCCAGCCGGTCGGCACCGCGAACGTCGATGCGGCGGACGATCCGGCGATCTGGCGCAATGCGGCCGATCCCGCCGCCAGCCTGATTCTGGGAACGGACAAGAAGGCCGGGCTCTACGTTTACGGTCTCGATGGCAAGGTGCGCGATTTCGCGGCGGCCGGGGCTCTCAACAATGCCGACCTTCGCGAAGTGCGCTTTGCCGACGGTTCGAAGCGTATCCTGGTGGGGGCGAGCGATCGTACCGACCGGGCAGAACCGCGCATCGCCCTGTTCACGCTTGACGGCGGGACCGGCAAGCTCGCGGCGCTGGGGGCGGAGGCGTTCCTGCCTGCGGGTCATGCTCCGGCCGAGGCTTACGGTTTCTGCATGGGCAATGCCCTGGCGCGCGACGAACTGGCGAGGGCCTATGTCGTGCTCAAGGACGGGTCGGTGGCGGAAAGCCGATTGGTCGAACGGGAAGGGCGGATCGCCGCCGACTATGTGCGTCTGGTGAAATTCGCCACCCAGTCGGAAGGCTGCGTGGTCGACGATGCCGGCAAGGTGCTGTTCGTGGCCGAGGAGGACGTCGGCATCTGGAAGGTGCCGCTGGCCGGCGAGGCGCTCGTGGCCCAGCCCTTCGCCCGCGTGGGCGCCCAGGATGGCCTCGTCGCCGATGTCGAGGGGCTTGCCGTCGCGCGCGAGGATGGCGGCCGGGCGTGGCTCGTCGCCTCGAGCCAGGGCGACAATGCCTATGCGCTGTTCGACCTTTCCACCGGCAAGCCCGCGGGCCGGTTCCGCATCAATGGCGGCACGATCGACGGCACGAGCGATACCGATGGCATCGAAGTCATGCTGGGCGATTTCGGTCCAGCATTCCCCGAAGGCCTCATGGTCGCGCAGGACGGCAACAATGCGCCGGAAGCACAGAACTTCAAGTTGCTTTCATGGAAGTCGATTCGCACCGCACTCGGCATCGAGTGACGGGGTGAGCGGTTGGTCGCGTAAGTGTTGAGACTTGCGCGGCTGCTGCGGTAACAAGGCCGCGATGGTGAGATTTCCGAATCGCATGAACGGCACGGCCGCCGCTGCAGCAATGGCTGCGGCGGCCGTGGCGATTCCCGGTACCGCTTCGGCGGACGTGCTGGAAATCGGTTCCGGCGGCTATCAATGGGTGGCGGGCGGCCCCGCCAAACCTGCGGTGGATCCACTGGCGGCTTCTGCGGGCGAGGCTCCGATGGTCGAGTTCGCTAACGATGCTGCTGCCGCCGCGCCGGGCTCCGCGCCGACCGAGATAGATGCCACGCTGTTGCATCCGCGTTCGATCACGGAAGCTCTCGACGCTGCCGGTCCGATGCGCTGGCGCGCGCGTGTCGCCGAACTGGCGGCGAAGTATGATATCAGCCCGACCCTGCTCGAAGCGGTGGTCTGGCAGGAAAGCCGCTGGAACGAATTGGCGATGTCCCCCGTTGGCGCGCGCGGTCTGGCGCAGCTCATGCCGGGTACGGCCGCACAGATGGGCGTGAATCCCGGCGATCCGATGGCCAATCTGGAAGGCGGCGCGCGCTATTTGCGCATGCAACTCGATGCGTTCAACGGCGATATCGAAAAGGCGCTGGCGGCCTATAACGCCGGGCCGGGCCGGGTCCAGAAAGCAGGCGGGATTCCGCGCATTCGCGAAACCCAGGCCTATGTCGCCTCGATCATGGCGCGGTTGACCGATCCCGTTCGCCGATAATTTTTCGCAAAAAACCATCGAAGGAGCGGCCGGAGACGGAGCGTCTCCGGCACCGCAGCCTGTTCAGCCCAGCAGCTTCCGGGCGATGCTGCGCACTTCCTCACCCATGTCCGCCCGGTCGAGCGCGATGGCGAGAGTGGCTTCGACGAAGCCGACCTTGGAGCCGCAATCGAACCGCTGGCCGGCGAAAGTAACGGCGTGGAACGGCTGCTGGCCGATCAGCTTGGCCATCGAATCGGTGAGCTGGATTTCGCCGCCTGCCCCTTTGCCCTGGTTGGCCAGCAGGTCCATGATTTCCGGCTGAAGGATGTACCGGCCCGAGACGATCTTGTTGGAAGGCGCCTCATCGACCTTGGGCTTTTCGACCAGACCCTTGACCTCGGTGAGTGCGCCATTGCTGGCGCCGGGGGCGATGACGCCGTAGCTGGAAACTTCCTCACGCGGCACTTCCAGCACCGAGACGAGGTTGCCGCCGACTTCGTTATAAGCCTCCACCATCTGGGCCATGCAGCCCGGGGAGCCATACATCAGTTCATCGGGAAGGAAGATCGCGAAAGGTTCGTCGCCGATCACCGCGCGGGCGCACCAAACCGCATGGCCGAGGCCGAGGGGAACCTGCTGACGCACCGTAACGAGATTGCCGGGCTGGATTCGCGTCGGTTCCAGGGCATCGAGCGACTTGCCGCGCGCGGTCATCGTGGCTTCGAGTTCGTAGGCCGTGTCGAAGTGTTCGACGATTGCCGTCTTGCCGCGACCCGTAACGAAGACGAATTCCTCGATCCCCGCTTCACGCGCTTCGTCTACCGCATACTGAATCAGCGGCCGATCTACGACAGGTAGAAGCTCCTTCGGAATCGCCTTGGTGGCGGGAAGAAAGCGGGTTCCAAGGCCGGCGACCGGGAACACCGCTTTACGGACGGGCTTTTTGTACTGTGGTGCAGACATGGTTAAAGGTCTGACTCCGTTTGGTTACAATGAAGTTAAAGCCGCTTCGCAGACGCAGCGCAACAGTCTATCCAAGTTTCTCCGAGCCGTGCTTGCTGCACGGCCAAATCCCGTTAAAGAGCGGGCAATGGACAAGATCATCATCGAAGGCGGCAAGCGCCTTTCCGGCACCATTCCCGTTTCCGGTGCGAAGAACGCGGCGTTGACGCTGCTGCCTTGCGCCTTGCTCACCGAAGAGCCGCTGACGTTGCGCAATTTGCCGCGTCTGGCGGACATCGACGGGTTCCAGCATCTGATGAACCAGTTCGGCATCTCGACGATGATCGCGGGCAGCCGTCCTGAAGATTTCGGCCGTGTGATGACCTTGCAGGCGCCGCGCATTACCAGTTCGGTGGCGCCCTACGATCTGGTGCGCAAGATGCGCGCTTCGATCCTCGTGCTCGGTCCGATGCTGGCGCGCATGGGCGAGGCGACCGTTTCGCTGCCCGGCGGCTGCGCGATCGGCAATCGCCCGATCGACCTGCACCTCAAGGCGCTCGAAGCGCTGGGCGCACAGATCGAGATGGCGGCGGGCTACGTTCGCGCGATCGCGCCGGACGGCGGCCTGCCGGGCGGCCGCTATTCCTTCCCGGTGGTCTCTGTCGGCGCGACCGAGAACGCGCTGATGGCGGCCGTGCTCTGCAAGGGCAAGTCCACCCTGCACAATGCAGCGCGCGAACCGGAGATCGTTGACCTTTGCAATCTGCTCGTCGCCATGGGCGCGCAGATCGAGGGTATCGGCACGTCCGACATCACCGTTCACGGGGTGAACCGCCTGCACGGCGCGACTTACATGGTCATGCCGGATCGTATCGAGGCGGGCTCCTATGCCTGCGCGGCGGCTATCACCGGCGGCGAAGTCACGCTGAAGGGCGCCAAGATCGAGGATATGGAAGCCACCGTGCAGGCGCTGCGCGATGCGGGCGTCCATGTCGAACCGACGGCCGAGGGGCTTCACGTTGCGGCGGATGGTCCGCTCAGGCCCGTCACGCTTTCGACCGCACCCTATCCGGGCTTCGCCACCGACATGCAGGCCCAGCTCATGGCACTTCTGTGCCGGGCCGAGGGTTCGAGTGTCCTGACCGAGACGATCTTCGAGAACCGCTACATGCACGTTCCCGAACTGAACCGCATGGGCGCGCATATCGAAACCAAGGGGCGCACCGCCATCGTCCACGGCGTTCCCCGGCTCACCGGGGCCGAAGTCATGGCAACCGATCTTCGCGCCTCGATGAGCCTCGTGATCGCAGGTCTGGCGGCCGAGGGCGAAACGCAGGTCCACCGTCTGTACCATCTCGATCGCGGTTATGAACGTCTCGAGGAAAAGCTCGCTCTGGTCGGCGCACAGATCGAACGGGTCGGCGGCGAGTAAGGCAACCGTTCGCGATCATGGCGCGTTGCTCTTACTGAATACCCGAGAGGAGCAACGACCATGGGCCTGATCAAGTTGGCCGCAGCCGGCGCAGTCGGCTACGCACTTTACAAGTACGCGAACCGCGACAAGGAAGAAGCAGCTGCCGGAGGCGGTTTCGGCCACGTCCGCGATGCCGGGCCGGAAAGCATGACGACCAAGCCGCCGCGCTGGTCGAAGACGGACGAGGCGATCGACGAGAGCTTCCCGGCCAGCGATCCGCCTTCCAGCTACTGAATTCTACCTACTGAGTTTCCTGCGAGCCATCGCAGTGTACCCGAGGGGCGGGGCCGCAAGGCTTCCGCCCCTTCCCGTTTTCAGGCCGGCTCAGGTCCGCAGCGTATCGACCAGCCAGACGCGGATGGCGCTGGCCAGGCCGGGAGGCGTTTCTGCTTCCAGGCGGTCCGCATCGATCCGCGCGACCAGCGCGTTCAGCGGCACGCGCTGGCGCACGGCGATTTCCTTGAGCATGTCCCAGAACAGCGGTTCGAGACTGATCGAAGTCTTGTGCCCGGCGATCTCGATCGAGCGCTTGATCGGCGGGTGGTAAAGTTGGGTCATGGAAGAGAGCGTAGCCGGGTTGGGGAGGAGGGGAAACGTCAACATCGCGCCGGGATGGGGTCCACGCCGCCTAGCGTTTGGTGACAGCCAGTGCCGCACGGTCGAGCGCCTCACGCAGCTTCCAGGTTCGCGCCTCGAATGGGCCGGGCGTCAGTTCGTTGGTCATCAGGATCGCGACGACATCGTGAGCCGGGTCGGCGAAGAAATAGGTGTTGGCCGAGCCTGACCAGCTGCCGGCGCCCACCGGCAGTCCCCCGCGCGCTTCGGTTCCGGGGTCGCCTATCGCAAGGCCGTAGCCGAAGGGGCTGTCGAGATGTTCGCCGCCGCCCGTCCTCAGGCGAGGGGTGTACATGGCATCGACCGATTCCGGTTTGAGCAGCCGCTTGCCGTGCCACTTTCCGCGACGGGCCAGCATTTCCGCGAAATGGCGATAGTCCTCCAGCGTTCCGGCCAATGCACCGCCGCCATCGCGCAGCCGCGCGGAGTTTCGATATTCCGACGTTTCCGGCAGGTCCACCGCACGGAGGCCCTGTTCGGTCGCCAGGTAGCCGGTGACGAGACGTGGTGCCTGCGTGTCGCTGACGACGAAAGTCGTGTCCTTCATCTCCAGCGGGTCGAGGATGTTGCCTTTGAGGAAAGCATCGAGGCTTTCGCCGGAAACGCGCTCGATCACCGCGCCGAGTACCGTGGTGGAGAAACCATAACTGAAGCGCTCGCCCGGCTGGTGGAGCAGGGGGGCCTGGCCCAGGCGGGCCACGAGGTCATCCAGCGTCGCGGCGGGCGGCACTTGCGCATGGGCGCTGGCGACGGCGGTGGCGCGGCTGACGCCTTTTTCGCGATACCAGCGCTGGACCGGGGTATCGCCCATGAATTCGTAAGTGAGGCCGGAGCGGTGGAGTAGCAGGTCCTCGATAGTGACCGGACGTGTAGCGGCAATCGTGTCAGCCGTTTTGCTGCCGTCCCAGACGCGCAAGTTCGCCATTTCCGGCAGATACTTGCCGACAGGATCGGTCAGCGCGAGCTTGCTCCGTTCGGCCAGCATCATGATCCCGACCGAGGTGATCGGCTTCGACATCGAGTAGAGCCGGAAAATCGCATCGCGGGCGATCGGACGCCGGCTTTCGATATCGGCGTAGCCGCTCGAAAGCTCCACTAGCGGCTTGCCGTGCTGTTCGATCAGCACCAG encodes:
- a CDS encoding TonB-dependent receptor; this translates as MKTSIRLIAGLLASASFATIAHAGEVVGSVHDASGSRPLQSASVRIVELNRSSETDRTGSYVFGDVPAGTYTLEARYVGAEVTTQTVSVPATGRISGDFDLPAIGGGDILVTGQTANLTSALSRQKAADGVVSVLTRDAVGQFPDQNVAESLRRLPGVNILNDQGEGRYVSVRGLDPDLNGTSLNGVRMPAPESDARSVALDVVSSDTIESVEVKKSFTPDMDGDFIGASVEIKTTSAFDSKKNRYSLSAEGSWNDYSGKVTPKGAFDFTQKLGENFGIAGSVSYYKRKFETDNVETGGWHADDDGNAWAESVEYRDYDVERTRINAALSADWRASETTKAYIRGNWAQFDDHEYRRRTTLDFGDFDTPSAITATGATFDGADERITVERDLKDRFERQRIRSVAIGSDTDTGTLKFNWQASYAKSSEKETFSIDPTRFRARFRAGTVVDMDYSNTYYPTYSVTEGADTFNDASEYEFNKTELTTLSDSQDEEWAVKADLARTFAGDNGDFTVQVGGKARWRKKSYDFNMTYYELADGADYTLADVLGTQTYRLLDMGPVSSKTGPADFLLANPDAFVVSDYDSVLNSAVSDYSVREDIQAGYALARWDSSTLRVIGGVRMERTHNKLNGSLVSDDGDTVTIDPVTYKRNYTNWLPSLTIRYSPQQNLVARLAGYKTIVRPKLSQLAPRFTVNEDNEAEFGNPNLKPYQAWNFDAGFDYYFANNGAFSVGGFYKSIKDYAVDRRFYDYTIDGATYDEVLMPVNGDKAEIAGVEVSYSQVFSMLPSPFDGLLTQLNYTYTYARGTVFDGDDVARRISLPNASKNTFNVVLGYEKGPVSLRAAGTFRDKYLDEVGDDAETDRTVNQHFQLDLSAKYKLTDNIRLFADWVNVNNAKYFAYQNLAGAKRVLQYEEYGSTVKFGARVTF
- a CDS encoding phytase: MKVDFTNIAGIVKQGSGALLPALVLSGVLSAGLLSGCATTGGPAPVMLPAVDVPAQAETQPVGTANVDAADDPAIWRNAADPAASLILGTDKKAGLYVYGLDGKVRDFAAAGALNNADLREVRFADGSKRILVGASDRTDRAEPRIALFTLDGGTGKLAALGAEAFLPAGHAPAEAYGFCMGNALARDELARAYVVLKDGSVAESRLVEREGRIAADYVRLVKFATQSEGCVVDDAGKVLFVAEEDVGIWKVPLAGEALVAQPFARVGAQDGLVADVEGLAVAREDGGRAWLVASSQGDNAYALFDLSTGKPAGRFRINGGTIDGTSDTDGIEVMLGDFGPAFPEGLMVAQDGNNAPEAQNFKLLSWKSIRTALGIE
- a CDS encoding lytic transglycosylase domain-containing protein, whose translation is MNGTAAAAAMAAAAVAIPGTASADVLEIGSGGYQWVAGGPAKPAVDPLAASAGEAPMVEFANDAAAAAPGSAPTEIDATLLHPRSITEALDAAGPMRWRARVAELAAKYDISPTLLEAVVWQESRWNELAMSPVGARGLAQLMPGTAAQMGVNPGDPMANLEGGARYLRMQLDAFNGDIEKALAAYNAGPGRVQKAGGIPRIRETQAYVASIMARLTDPVRR
- the galU gene encoding UTP--glucose-1-phosphate uridylyltransferase GalU produces the protein MSAPQYKKPVRKAVFPVAGLGTRFLPATKAIPKELLPVVDRPLIQYAVDEAREAGIEEFVFVTGRGKTAIVEHFDTAYELEATMTARGKSLDALEPTRIQPGNLVTVRQQVPLGLGHAVWCARAVIGDEPFAIFLPDELMYGSPGCMAQMVEAYNEVGGNLVSVLEVPREEVSSYGVIAPGASNGALTEVKGLVEKPKVDEAPSNKIVSGRYILQPEIMDLLANQGKGAGGEIQLTDSMAKLIGQQPFHAVTFAGQRFDCGSKVGFVEATLAIALDRADMGEEVRSIARKLLG
- the murA gene encoding UDP-N-acetylglucosamine 1-carboxyvinyltransferase, with translation MDKIIIEGGKRLSGTIPVSGAKNAALTLLPCALLTEEPLTLRNLPRLADIDGFQHLMNQFGISTMIAGSRPEDFGRVMTLQAPRITSSVAPYDLVRKMRASILVLGPMLARMGEATVSLPGGCAIGNRPIDLHLKALEALGAQIEMAAGYVRAIAPDGGLPGGRYSFPVVSVGATENALMAAVLCKGKSTLHNAAREPEIVDLCNLLVAMGAQIEGIGTSDITVHGVNRLHGATYMVMPDRIEAGSYACAAAITGGEVTLKGAKIEDMEATVQALRDAGVHVEPTAEGLHVAADGPLRPVTLSTAPYPGFATDMQAQLMALLCRAEGSSVLTETIFENRYMHVPELNRMGAHIETKGRTAIVHGVPRLTGAEVMATDLRASMSLVIAGLAAEGETQVHRLYHLDRGYERLEEKLALVGAQIERVGGE
- a CDS encoding ribbon-helix-helix domain-containing protein — encoded protein: MTQLYHPPIKRSIEIAGHKTSISLEPLFWDMLKEIAVRQRVPLNALVARIDADRLEAETPPGLASAIRVWLVDTLRT
- a CDS encoding serine hydrolase domain-containing protein; the encoded protein is MQLHLLLAATALFSAAPSLAAAPAETLQRELDAMVASGELPQALVLIEQHGKPLVELSSGYADIESRRPIARDAIFRLYSMSKPITSVGIMMLAERSKLALTDPVGKYLPEMANLRVWDGSKTADTIAATRPVTIEDLLLHRSGLTYEFMGDTPVQRWYREKGVSRATAVASAHAQVPPAATLDDLVARLGQAPLLHQPGERFSYGFSTTVLGAVIERVSGESLDAFLKGNILDPLEMKDTTFVVSDTQAPRLVTGYLATEQGLRAVDLPETSEYRNSARLRDGGGALAGTLEDYRHFAEMLARRGKWHGKRLLKPESVDAMYTPRLRTGGGEHLDSPFGYGLAIGDPGTEARGGLPVGAGSWSGSANTYFFADPAHDVVAILMTNELTPGPFEARTWKLREALDRAALAVTKR